Proteins encoded within one genomic window of Cucumis sativus cultivar 9930 chromosome 3, Cucumber_9930_V3, whole genome shotgun sequence:
- the LOC101206073 gene encoding agamous-like MADS-box protein AGL62 — protein sequence MEKLNTIPMKKTLGRQKIEIKKLEKKSSKQVTFSKRRAGLFKKAGELSVLCGAEVAIIVFSPNDKLFCFGHPDVDVLLDRYLTGNLSPPKPAESYIPVAEFNRDFADCALEFEAEKKRAAELIRAAEDSRKNGGFWWQEAVEGLRLEELKDFRSALMDLRAKVAERVEKLTAVRIGGPLLPALPPPPQPMTSSSFHLIGNHQELPPPTAFHLAGNQRVATGLGFF from the coding sequence ATGGAGAAATTAAACACCATTCCGATGAAAAAAACTCTCGGCCGTCAaaagatagaaataaaaaagttagaaaagaaGAGCAGCAAACAAGTCACGTTTTCGAAACGTCGTGCCGGACTTTTCAAGAAAGCTGGCGAGCTCTCCGTTCTTTGTGGAGCAGAGGTAGCCATTATCGTCTTCTCTCCCAATGATAAGCTTTTTTGTTTCGGTCATCCTGATGTCGATGTGCTTTTGGATCGTTATCTCACCGGAAATTTGTCGCCGCCGAAGCCAGCGGAGAGTTACATTCCTGTAGCGGAGTTTAATCGTGATTTCGCTGATTGTGCATTGGAGTTTGAGGCAGAGAAGAAACGAGCGGCGGAATTGATTCGCGCGGCCGAGGATTCGAGGAAGAACGGCGGATTTTGGTGGCAGGAGGCGGTGGAAGGGTTGCGATTGGAGGAACTGAAAGATTTCCGATCAGCATTGATGGATTTGAGAGCCAAAGTGGCGGAGAGAGTTGAAAAACTGACAGCAGTAAGAATTGGAGGGCCTCTGTTGCCAGCGCTACCGCCGCCGCCGCAGCCGATGACGTCGTCGTCGTTTCATCTCATTGGAAACCACCAAGAATTGCCTCCTCCAACGGCGTTTCATCTCGCCGGAAACCAACGTGTCGCGACGGGGTTAGGGTTTTTCTAG
- the LOC101205839 gene encoding AAA-ATPase At3g50940, protein MISSFVTNIHSQHNSGKMMAIPQEFLPSPKTIPSLMASLTASAVLFRTFYNELIPDAVRDYFVSRLHDFYTRFSSQLIIVIEELDGLTVNQMFDAANVYLGTKVSSSTRRIKVHKPQKEKELAVTIDRNQELIDIFQGVNFKWVLVSSRIERPISSKNRNANVHEHSDVRHFELSFHKKHREMALRFYLPHILREANTIGDEKKAMKLHTIDYNGTHYWGSIDLNHPATFDTIAMNPETKKALIDDLNTFIERKEYYRRVGRAWKRGYLLYGPPGTGKSSLIAAMANYLKFDIYDMDLKEVQYNSDLRRLLIGTGNRSILVIEDIDCSIELQDRSSDSKNQTKSTEDEKITLSGLLNFIDGLWSSCGDERIVVFTTNHMDRLDPALLRPGRMDMHLHMSYCDFGGFKILAYNYLLIQEHPLFEKIKEFLNKVEATPAELAGELMKSDDTISSLQGIIQLLHDKQEKTRLSDLRINSGKA, encoded by the exons ATGATCTCCTCCTTCGTTACAAATATCCACTCCCAACATAACTCGGGCAAAATGATGGCGATTCCACAGGAGTTCTTGCCTTCACCCAAAACCATTCCATCGTTGATGGCATCACTCACCGCCTCCGCAGTGCTCTTCCGAACCTTCTACAACGAGCTAATTCCCGATGCGGTTCGGGACTATTTCGTCTCACGGCTCCATGATTTCTACACCCGTTTCTCCTCCCAATTAATCATCGTTATCGAAGAACTTGATGGGCTTACTGTCAACCAAATGTTTGATGCAGCTAATGTATATTTGGGCACAAAGGTCTCTTCGTCCACACGAAGGATTAAAGTCCACAAGCcacaaaaagagaaggaattaGCCGTCACCATAGACAGGAATCAAGAACTCATTGACATATTCCAAGGTGTCAATTTCAAGTGGGTTTTGGTTTCTTCCCGTATTGAGAGACCAATTTCAAGTAAGAATCGCAATGCTAATGTGCATGAGCACTCAGATGTTAGACATTTCGAACTAAGCTTTCACAAGAAACATAGGGAAATGGCACTGAGATTCTATCTTCCACATATTCTACGAGAAGCAAATACCATTGGAGATGAGAAGAAAGCCATGAAGCTCCATACAATAGATTACAATGGGACTCATTACTGGGGTTCAATCGATCTCAATCATCCAGCAACATTTGACACTATAGCCATGAATCCTGAAACTAAGAAGGCATTGATCGATGATCTCAATACGTTTATTGAGAGGAAAGAGTATTATAGAAGAGTAGGAAGGGCTTGGAAACGTGGGTATTTGTTATATGGACCACCAGGAACAGGGAAATCAAGCTTGATTGCGGCCATGGCTAACTATCTGAAGTTCGACATTTATGATATGGATTTAAAGGAAGTCCAATACAATTCAGATTTAAGAAGGTTACTGATTGGTACTGGAAACCGTTCAATATTAGTAATTGAGGATATTGATTGTTCTATTGAGCTGCAAGACAGAAGTTCAGattcaaaaaatcaaaccaaatctaCAGAGGATGAAAAG ATTACTCTGTCTGGATTATTGAACTTCATTGATGGCCTATGGTCAAGCTGTGGAGACGAGCGGATAGTGGTATTCACCACAAACCACATGGACCGGTTGGATCCGGCATTGTTGAGACCTGGGCGTATGGATATGCACCTGCATATGTCTTACTGCGACTTCGGTGGTTTCAAGATATTAGCATATAATTACCTCTTAATTCAGGAACATCCCctctttgaaaaaattaaagagttcTTGAATAAAGTTGAGGCAACACCTGCTGAATTAGCTGGTGAGCTGATGAAGAGTGATGACACCATAAGTTCACTTCAAGGAATCATTCAACTCCTCCATGATAAGCAAGAGAAAACTCGACTGTCAGACCTCAGAATAAACTCAGGGAAAGCTTAG